From Spirosoma aerolatum, one genomic window encodes:
- a CDS encoding cell division protein ZapA: MEELSIRVKIADRTYKLFVEPEAEAVVREAAKLIQDELKQYRDKGFSETQEALAMIAFDCLVTKLRGERKMQRLQQMVFDKITQLDQVVTPVVST; the protein is encoded by the coding sequence ATGGAAGAACTATCAATTCGCGTCAAAATTGCGGATCGGACCTACAAATTGTTTGTAGAGCCCGAAGCGGAAGCCGTAGTGCGCGAAGCCGCCAAGCTGATTCAGGATGAACTGAAACAATACCGGGACAAGGGCTTTTCGGAAACACAGGAAGCCCTGGCAATGATAGCCTTCGACTGCTTAGTAACTAAGCTCAGAGGAGAACGTAAAATGCAGCGATTACAACAGATGGTATTTGACAAAATCACTCAATTAGACCAGGTTGTCACGCCGGTCGTTTCGACATAG